The Coccidioides posadasii str. Silveira chromosome 3, complete sequence genome contains a region encoding:
- a CDS encoding uncharacterized protein (EggNog:ENOG410PJT6~COG:I~TransMembrane:8 (o59-82i94-115o166-184i191-213o219-238i250-272o292-312i515-536o)~BUSCO:4487at33183), with protein MNKDKSQPDAGLRSLTHYQRRLPPWRHWMRQKTLPLVRWETPYLAWLQERMRTPTLDTWFAISANLGTHTFYMIMLPILFWCGHSQFGRGTVHLLASGVFFSGFIKDLLCLPRPLSPPLQRITMSGSAALEYGFPSTHSTNAVSVVVYAMHNLNSAASAFSPTSKAALQFLLFIYGTSIVLGRLYCGMHGFLDVVAGCLLGALLGFIQCSYGAAIDAYVLSGGIQGPLLVALVVLVLVRIHPEPADSCPCFDDSVAFAGVMIGVELGGWHFGKTRFGLPDPIPGSIVFDLEKIGWVKAVLRIILGVATVFVWREVMKPSLLRVLPPLFRLIEKSGFSLPRRFFTQASEYKRVPDHLKDDHVIPNVAEIPSMLTSIRHPRRRAISIGPQSEADAYETLAYREHRRRLSTSSPDLIRSARPSPSAAGDDHSNIPTPTSNPIRQQSQRSANRSPLRLDEYKNMMGTGSPTCEKNGINAFPGAAAHSLDYPYKSQNEEEMFSMITKPRVRYDVEVVTKLIVYSGIAWLAVEVNPILFHFLGLDR; from the exons ATGAACAAGGACAAATCACAACCAGACGCAGGCCTGAGAAGTCTGACCCATT ATCAGCGAAGGCTCCCACCATGGCGGCACTGGATGCGACAGAAGACCCTCCCTCTGGTCCGATGGGAGACACCATATCTCGCGTGGCTGCAGGAACGCATGCGCACTCCCACCCTTGATACATGGTTTGCCATCAGTGCAAATCTCGGCACTCACACATTCTACATGATCATGCTACCCATCCTCTTCTGGTGCGGGCATTCTCAATTCGGCCGCGG CACCGTTCATCTTCTTGCATCTGGCGTCTTCTTTAGTGGGTTCATCAAAGACTTACTATGCCTTCCTCGACCGCTTTCACCTCCTCTGCAGCGAATTACCATGTCCGGCTCTGCAGCACTGGAGTACGGATTCCCCTCGACCCATTCCACGAACGCCGTTTCTGTGGTGGTCTACGCGATGCATAATTTGAATTCCGCCGCATCTGCCTTCTCACCCACGTCAAAGGCAGCTCTCCAGTTCCTTCTGTTCATATACGGGACATCTATCGTTCTGGGACGGTTATACTGTGGCATGCATGggttcttggatgtggtTGCAGGCTGTCTACTGGGAGCTCTTTTGGGATTTATTCAGTGTTCGTATGGCGCTGCGATCGACGCTTATGTTCTTTCGGGAGGCATTCAGGGACCACTTCTCGTGGCTTTGGTGGTTCTTGTGTTAGTTCGGATTCATCCGGAACCGGCGGATTCTTGTCCATGTTTCGATGATAGCGTTGCTTTCGCAGGCGTGATGATTGGGGTCGAGCTAGGCGGGTGGCATTTTGGAAAGACGAGATTTGGGCTACCAGATCCTATCCCAGGCAGTATCGTATTTGATCTTGAAAAGATCGGTTGGGTTAAGGCGGTGTTGCGGATTATCCTTGGCGTTGCCACGGTCTTTGTATGGAGAGAGGTCATGAAGCCGTCCCTCCTCCGAGTTCTTCCCCCGCTGTTTAGACTTATCGAGAAGTCGGGTTTTAGTTTGCCGAGACGATTTTTTACACAAGCTTC TGAGTATAAACGAGTCCCTGATCACCTTAAAGACGACCATGTTATCCCCAACGTCGCCGAGATACCATCCATGCTCACATCCATCCGCCATCCACGCCGGCGCGCGATCTCCATTGGACCGCAGTCGGAAGCCGACGCTTACGAGACCCTCGCCTATCGCGAGCATCGAAGGCGCCTAAGCACGTCCTCTCCGGATCTGATACGAAGTGCTCGACCGTCGCCCTCCGCCGCTGGGGACGACCATAGTAATATCCCCACCCCAACCTCCAACCCGATACGCCAACAGTCACAAAGATCGGCCAACAGAAGTCCACTGAGGCTCGATGAATACAAAAACATGATGGGAACCGGGTCTCCAACCTGTGAGAAGAATGGGATCAATGCGTTCCCCGGCGCGGCGGCGCACTCACTGGACTATCCATACAAGTCCCagaatgaagaagagatgTTCTCGATGATAACTAAGCCACGGGTTCGCTACGACGTTGAAGTTGTCACGAAATTGATAGTGTATTCTG GGATCGCATGGCTAGCGGTTGAAGTGAACCCAATTTTGTTTCACTTTCTCGGACTCGACCGATAG
- the RHO4 gene encoding Rho GTPase (EggNog:ENOG410PFVZ~COG:S~BUSCO:11552at33183) has product MSGRAYEEQHTYGGHIRRHSSVVNEKGPSSLSPRRKPVRSQSTRASNGTVSTTMSVSTGRLSQATNITQPPSYSKKFVVVGDGGCGKTCLLISYSQGYFPEKYVPTVFENYITQTTHTPSGKTVELALWDTAGQEEYDRLRPLSYPETDLLFVCFAIDCPVSLENVMDKWYPEVLHFCPTTPLILVGLKSDLRTKRTCIELLKSQGLTPVTPEQGQAVAQRMGALYVECSSKEMRGVDEVFELAVNTAVGIQESSWNSHGGGHQGGGGKKIKKRSCKIL; this is encoded by the exons ATGTCAGGTCGCGCCTACGAGGAACAACACACCTACGGTGGACATATCCGACGTCACTCATCGGTAGTGAACGAGAAAGGCCCTTCTTCCTTATCGCCTCGCCGCAAGCCAGTCAGAAGCCAAAGTACGCGCGCAAGCAATGGCACAGTTAGCACCACCATGAGTGTATCGACAGGAAGATTGTCTCAAGCAACAAACATCACACAACCTCCATCGTACTCCAAAAAGTTTGTCGTTGTCGGCGATGGGGGCTGCGGCAAGACTTGCCTGCTAATCAGCTATTCCCAAGGCTACTTTCCCGAG AAATACGTTCCTACAGTTTTTGAAAATTATATCACCCAAACTACGCATACCCCGTCGGGCAAGACTGTTGAGCTAGCCCTTTGGGATACTGCAGGACAAGAAGAATACGACAGACTTCGGCCGCTCTCGTATCCGGAAACAGACCTTCTCTTTGTATGTTTCGCCATTGACTGTCCGGTCTCGCTCGAAAATGTAATGGACAAG TGGTACCCTGAAGTCCTCCATTTCTGCCCCACCACCCCGCTCATCTTAGTTGGCCTCAAATCCGATCTACGGACGAAGCGCACTTGCATCGAACTTCTCAAGAGTCAAGGATTAACGCCAGTCACGCCTGAACAGGGCCAAGCTGTGGCTCAACGGATGGGCGCCTTGTATGTGGAATGCAGCAGCAAGGAGATGAGAGGTGTCGATGAGGTGTTTGAGCTTGCAGTCAACACAGCGGTGGGTATACAAGAAAGCAGCTGGAATTCCCACGGAGGTGGCCATCAAGGTGGTGGAGGcaagaagatcaagaagCGATCTTGCAAGATTCTTTGA
- a CDS encoding uncharacterized protein (EggNog:ENOG410PSSK~COG:S), which translates to MSSSQSPGSTSYFEQQRAELLREISLSFEQVLQSINRLNRNLESVIAVGNEFSSVEALWSQFENVMAKDGEGSGEKEHDDERAREREDSETTPKGDGSQSPGADEVKQEDDDETMR; encoded by the exons ATGTCTTCATCCCAATCGCCTGGTTCAACATCATACTTTGAACAGCAGCGCGCGGAGCTGCTGAGAGAAATTTCACTG AGTTTTGAACAAGTCCTCCAAAGTATAAACCGATTAAATCGAAATCTGGAAAGTGTCATCGCA GTTGGAAATGAATTTTCCTCCGTAGAAGCTCTATGGTCTCAATTCGAAAACGTCATGGCCAAAGATGGCGAGGGCAGTGGGGAAAAGGAACATGACGACGAGCGTGCGAGAGAACGGGAAGATTCAGAAACAACTCCAAAGGGGGACGGAAGTCAGAGCCCGGGTGCGGATGAGGTAAAAcaggaagatgatgatgaaacAATGAGATGA
- a CDS encoding uncharacterized protein (EggNog:ENOG410PS3G~COG:A), whose product MSFVPLNPRPMLQSLVNEDVIVRLKWGQTEYKGQLVSVDSYMNIQLSNTEEFIDGKNTGTLGQVLIRCNNVLWISAAKGVEMKDVEMAG is encoded by the exons ATGAGT TTTGTTCCTCTCAACCCGAGGCCTATGCTGCAGTCTCT GGTCAATGAAGATGTTATCGTTCGCCTGAAATGGGGTCAGACCGAATATAAGGGTCAATTAGTCAGTGTGGATTCATATATGAATATCCAGCTGTCCAATACGGAAGAATTTATCGATGGAAAGAATACGGGGACTTTGGGTCAAGTTTTGATACG GTGTAATAACGTTCTCTGGATATCAGCCGCGAAAGGGGTGGAGATGAAGGACGTAGAGATGGCGGGCTGA
- a CDS encoding uncharacterized protein (EggNog:ENOG410Q54G): MPGLTSRFIEHLGPGEPRASSEADVRLEEILAEEYGRVHSSGSSTNSSGKESMDKERSEARMKKSTWKKKIKVPQFGR, encoded by the coding sequence ATGCCGGGATTAACGTCGAGGTTTATCGAGCATCTCGGTCCCGGAGAGCCACGCGCATCCTCGGAAGCAGATGTACGGCTCGAAGAGATTCTTGCCGAGGAGTATGGTCGTGTACACAGCTCCGGCTCGTCGACAAACTCTTCGGGCAAAGAGAGCATGGACAAAGAGCGATCAGAAGCCCGCATGAAGAAATCCacatggaaaaagaagatcaaggtCCCGCAATTTGGGCGATGA
- a CDS encoding uncharacterized protein (EggNog:ENOG410PP1C~COG:S): protein MYALTVSAVLAGVTDLQPTDTEDSPYHYSFRVQCTSCREVHPKLVSFNRWEKHSLSGSRGDANFVWKCGFCNRENSASFTNNPSAYTESQAQQQIIQFDCRGLEFTEFIPDGEWQAKGAESNYPFTGIDLQEGEWYDYDEKAGEEVSVTGLKWEIKRV from the exons ATGTATGCCCTTACCGTCTCCGCAGTTCTCGCAGG AGTCACTGATCTTCAGCCCACTGACACTGAGGACTCACCATATCACTACTCCTTCAGAGTCCAGTGCACATCATGTCGGGAGGTACACCCGAAACTGGTGAGCTTTAACAGATGG GAGAAACACAGCCTATCGGGGAGCAGGGGCGATGCGAATTTCGTCTGGAAATGCGGATTCTGCAAT CGCGAAAACTCTGCCTCCTTCACCAACAACCCATCTGCATACACCGAATCCCAAGCCCAACAGCAGATTATCCAATTCGACTGTCGAGGTCTTGAGTTTACGGAATTCATACCGGAT GGTGAATGGCAAGCCAAAGGTGCAGAGTCGAATTATCCCTTTACGGGGATTGATTTGCAGGAAGGAGAATGGTACGATTATGATGAGAAGGCGGGTGAGGAAGTTAGTGTTACGGGGCTGAAATGGGAGATCAAGCGCGTATGA
- a CDS encoding uncharacterized protein (EggNog:ENOG410PGID~COG:C,H~TransMembrane:1 (i7-29o)~BUSCO:3153at33183) produces the protein MSQEKYDIVIVGAGPVGLLLSLCLCRWGYKVKHIDNRPVPTKTGRADGIQPRSIEILRNLGLKRKIMAYEPAKVYNVAFWDPLPDGKGICRTGNWPSCPDFIDTRYPFTALLHQGKIERVFLEEIEKTGTVVERPSTVVGFKNDGKDPEYPVEVNLKDLDTNVHTTVRAKYLFGGEGARSFIREQQDIGIRHKDPIAHVWGVMDGVVRTNFPDIKTKCTIHSDHGSIMVIPREDDMVRLYVQLASSTDKDWNPRMTATVDQVKEAAAKVFKPFDITWDRIEWYSVYPIGQGISEKYTLDHRVFIGGDACHTHSPKAGQGMNTAFHDALNLAWKIHLVEGGMAKRDILTTYESERKMIAETLLDFDARYAKLFSTRIPSVSEVDSALGRSKSDETNEFVKAFKSACEFTSGYGVVYTPNIFTWSPSHPAQSPLFNPKGVKLVPGRALPTCTVTRVLDANRVALEQEVPANGSFRIFVLAGDINKNKTALADFNSNLLKSRSFYSTYSRPADQAVSYFERHNPHSRFFSLLLVFANLRDEVEISSLPSTFQAYSHHIYTDDRSDRFVPDAKAPAHEKMGLEKGGVVVVRPDGHIACSVELVEGSGTVDALNQFFGSFCEKPLGGEAGQSRL, from the exons ATGTCGCAAGAGAAATACGACATCGTTATCGTCGGGGCTGGCCCCGTCGGCCTCCTCCTCTCCCTTTGTCTTTGTAGATGGGGTTACAAGGTGAAGCACATCGACAACCGACCCGTGCCCACCAAAACCGGTCGCGCAGATGGAATCCAGCCGCGTTCCATTGAAATTTTGCGCAACCTCGGCCTGAAGCGCAAGATAATGGCATACGAACCTGCAAAGGTATACAACGTCGCGTTCTGGGACCCGCTGCCCGATGGGAAGGGAATTTGCCGCACCGGTAACTGGCCCAGCTGCCCCGACTTCATCGACACTCGGTATCCGTTCACAGCTCTCCTCCACCAGGGCAAAATTGAACGAGTCTTCCTAGAGGAAATCGAAAAGACTGGAACAGTGGTTGAACGTCCTTCCACCGTCGTTGGGTTCAAAAATGACGGAAAGGACCCCGAATACCCGGTTGAGGTGAACTTGAAGGATTTAGATACCAATGTCCACACAACCGTGCGCGCAAAGTACCTCTTCGGAGGCGAAGGAGCTCGCAGTTTCATCAGAGAGCAACAAGACATCGGCATTCGGCACAAAGACCCCATTGCCCACGTATGGGGTGTCATGGATGGCGTTGTGAGAACAAACTTCCCTGATATTAAG ACCAAATGCACAATTCACTCTGACCATGGCTCTATTATGGTTATCCCTCGAGAAGATGACATGGTCCGTCTATACGTCCAACTGGCGTCATCGACCGACAAGGACTGGAACCCAAGAATGACTGCAACGGTCGACCAAGTTAAAGAAGCTGCAGCCAAGGTCTTCAAGCCATTTGATATCACCTGGGATCGCATCGAATGGTACTCAGTATATCCCATCGGCCAAGGTATCTCGGAAAAGTATACTTTGGACCACCGAGTATTCATTGGTGGTGATGCTTGCCATACTCACAGT CCTAAAGCCGGTCAGGGTATGAACACAGCCTTCCATGATGCATTGAACCTTGCTTGGAAAATCCACCTCGTAGAGGGAGGAATGGCTAAGCGTGATATCCTAACCACATATGAATCTGAGCGAAAGATGATCGCCGAGACCCTCCTCGACTTTGATGCCAGATACGCGAAACTCTTCTCCACTCGCATTCCCTCCGTGAGCGAAGTTGATTCTGCTCTCGGCCGCTCCAAGTCAGACGAGACCAACGAGTTCGTCAAGGCTTTCAAATCTGCCTGCGAGTTCACCAGCGGCTACGGCGTCGTCTACACACCAAATATTTTCACATGGTCACCCTCACATCCTGCTCAGTCCCCACTCTTCAACCCCAAGGGCGTGAAACTCGTCCCCGGCCGCGCTCTTCCGACATGCACCGTGACCCGTGTCCTCGATGCCAACCGTGTCGCCTTAGAACAAGAAGTCCCGGCCAATGGCTCCTTCAGAATCTTTGTCCTCGCCGGCGACATCAACAAAAACAAGACCGCTCTCGCTGACTTCAACTCCAATCTCCTAAAATCCCGCTCTTTCTATTCCACATACTCCCGTCCCGCCGACCAAGCCGTGTCCTACTTTGAGCGCCATAATCCACACTCACGCTTCTTCAGTCTCCTACTTGTCTTCGCTAATCTGAGGGATGAGGTCGAAATATCTTCGCTCCCAAGCACTTTCCAGGCATACTCTCACCATATTTATACGGATGATCGGAGCGACCGATTCGTTCCGGATGCCAAGGCACCAGCACATGAGAAGATGGGTCTGGAGAAGGGTGGCGTAGTTGTGGTAAGGCCTGATGGACATATTGCCTGCTCGGTGGAGTTGGTGGAAGGATCAGGAACCGTGGACGCATTGAATCAGTTCTTTGGATCGTTTTGCGAGAAACCCCTCGGTGGAGAGGCTGGGCAGTCGAGGCTTTGA
- a CDS encoding uncharacterized protein (EggNog:ENOG410PRRP~COG:S~BUSCO:5890at33183), translating to MVAIPGPNAFRNQAELSHSSMRLPQSRSEGNVRSFDHSGCDSAGFSGNYFHQWYPSASYYPEQRKDLSELTDRTKVRQRSRSPVKVLEDLDEYEEIAYLSTPSRRPRSPHKKLFGENGWLGKSPTIEKQKKPGFKAFGEKIKQRVEDMTGDVMKTTSIAFQSKSSTPAISKCPISLDPPTQAKLYSEMELMICVTANKFLMDQYREGRMSAESVTKIINFWTSKNRPQVVQFQFDQATQRDLILYNIKNFAFHGECAANSVLLNATLYNWKIITKEMNVRTFCYPDSVIRKHMHDTHKILEMLGAPCVTFLAFQELQVNALALMKQEQERRINFSRDHGVTKEYHPPTLSKDE from the exons ATGGTTGCCATTCCTGGACCTAACGCGTTTCGCAACCAAGCGGAGCTCAGTCATTCTTCGATGCGACTTCCTCAATCCCGATCGGAGGGCAACGTTAGGTCCTTTGACCATTCTGGTTGCGACTCCGCCGGGTTTTCAGGTAATTATTTTCATCAGTGGTATCCAAGCGCGAGCTACTATCCAGAGCAGCGCAAAGATCTGTCTGAATTAACGGACAGAACAAAAGTTCGACAGAGATCGCGATCTCCTGTGAAAGTTCTAGAGGACCTTGACGAATACGAAGAAATTGCTTATCTATCGACACCCTCCCGTCGACCACGTTCTCCACACAAAAAGCTTTTTGGCGAAAACGGTTGGCTGGGTAAGTCACCAACAATtgaaaagcagaaaaagccGGGTTTCAAGGCGTTTGGAGAGAAGATCAAACAACGCGTCGAGGATATG ACTGGAGATGTCATGAAAACCACTTCTATAGCATTCCAATCGAAATCATCGACACCGGCCATATCAAAGTGCCCCATATCACTCGATCCTCCGACCCAGGCTAAGCTCTATTCCGAAATGGAGCTGATGATCTGTGTGACCGCAAACAAGTTTCTTATGGACCAATATCGCGAAGGGCGTATGTCAGCAGAATCGGTGACGAAGATAATCAATTTCTGGACCTCTAAAAACAGGCCGCAAGTGGTCCAATTCCAATTCGACCAAGCAACCCAGCGGGATTTAATTCTTTACAATATCAAGAACTTTGCCTTTCACGGAGAGTGTGCTGCAAACTCAGTTCTCCTAAATGCCACTCTCTACAATTGGAAAATTATCACTAAAGAGATGAACGTCCGCACATTCTGCTACCCGGATAGCGTGATTCGAAAACATATGCACGATACTCACAAGATATTGGAAATGCTGGGAGCGCCATGTGTCACCTTTCTTGCTTTTCAGGAGCTTCAGGTGAATGCGCTTGCCTTGATGAAGCAGGAACAGGAAAGAAGAATCAATTTTAGTAGGGATCATGGCGTTACAAAGGAGTATCACCCTCCTACCCTCTCGAAGGACGAGTAG
- a CDS encoding uncharacterized protein (EggNog:ENOG410PH35~COG:I,U~BUSCO:1199at33183) — translation MATPAHTYGPACLLYEPPEQRRPILDPTLEIPEPPKIQSQYFYLSSLPIDDPLRAIPAPSSNPDVTKLPPRPFSVHDNIALEEAWQRLKSAVEEQPNKNPDETEGQVRLRCGVTAQGKKRGEAASQDADVRRTTVTLPELTSRTPLHHSNDGIVDIHETRDSTSSSHIFRGSSVESHAQRRVTRDWGSSGASEIGNIRKRHSIPIERRSKAARRNRDSSPGFEEDVSEEASGHSTPHIIRPSDDTNISGSPFIRAPIRDREIRRSTPTLRLSKDSADTSPSTAQVTASPSADVDKLQGDTQSESLENDEPEATVTVGASRLHLVEFPRLQMKPIYWSPVHDISPVIRATWFYKNSMLPVEPEVANRLEAGYMYLKPWTETWQDELNSCVENGAEAEMKVVYKLWPPEDTKLPIKPGSRPGSEASASVSSSREVGDHAFQGNYAAGATATSAASAKLFKNSSVMYVDSKDAQILRPSLLPSVAGGRRPLSAIRKGRQIGIAVVRGFNRREWEKVHPPKLVSPNVRNFMKMQEAATREAASRRQICYACQMEEKKPEVSDLVFVIHGIGQKLSERVESFHFTHAMNSFRRQVNIELSSNSVWPNMRPDLENIMVLPVNWRSTLSLEDTDVEEAIEDQHNANRFVLKDITPETIPAVRNLISDVMLDIPYYLSHHKQKMVRAVIKEANRIYRLWCQNNPGFQQSGKVHIIAHSLGSIMAMDILSQQPTILPHIDFSKTDISESIFEFDTRNVFFCGSPAGFFLLLHKSSLLPRRYRNKPGCDEQDVSDPGLTGEAGTYGCFAIDNLYNVMHETDPIAYRLNAAVDSDLANSLKPASVPTSSTSFFQTISSVFRWNSKPQSSRLEIPAHSVAGSSTAAQQRPGIFTKLPSTIEMETHDFTREEIAEKRMLLLNDNGQIDYYISGGGGPLNIQYLNMLSAHSSYWILPDFVRFIVVEIGRRVGRSGTLLALRAEKKKGWKRK, via the exons ATGGCAACTCCGGCGCATACATACGGCCCGGCCTGCCTTCTTTACGAGCCTCCAGAGCAAAGGCGACCGATTTTGGATCCAACTTTGGAGATTCCCGAACCTCCAAAAATACAGTCGCAATACTTTTACCTGTCATCATTGCCAATAGATGATCCTCTTAGAGCGATTCCGGCTCCCTCGAGCAATCCCGATGTCACGAAACTGCCCCCTCGACCGTTTTCGGTGCACGATAATATTGCCCTCGAGGAAGCATGGCAGAGATTAAAAAGTGCCGTTGAGGAGCAGCCTAATAAGAATCCAGATGAGACGGAAGGCCAGGTTCGTTTGAGGTGCGGAGTAACTGCTCAAGGAAAGAAGAGGGGTGAGGCAGCTAGCCAGGATGCTGATGTCAGACGGACTACCGTAACGCTGCCTGAGTTGACTTCGAGGACTCCGCTGCACCACAGTAACGATGGAATCGTTGATATCCATGAAACACGCGACTCTACTTCTTCCTCCCATATATTTCGAGGGAGTAGTGTTGAGTCCCATGCCCAGAGACGAGTGACACGGGACTGGGGTTCCTCCGGGGCGTCCGAGATTGGGAATATTCGGAAGAGGCACAGTATTCCCATTGAACGGAGGTCAAAGGCCGCACGGCGAAATAGGGACTCTTCCCCGGGCTTTGAGGAAGATGTCTCTGAAGAAGCAAGCGGGCATTCGACTCCTCACATTATTCGGCCTTCTGATGATACAAATATTAGCGGATCTCCATTCATCAGAGCTCCCATCCGAGACCGCGAAATTCGACGGTCAACTCCAACATTGAGGTTAAGTAAAGATTCTGCGGACACGAGCCCTTCCACCGCCCAAGTAACTGCCTCACCAAGCGCAGACGTCGATAAACTTCAAGGGGATACTCAGAGCGAGAGTCTGGAAAACGATGAGCCAGAGGCGACTGTGACAGTAGGAGCTTCACGGCTTCACCTTGTTGAATTTCCGAGGCTGCAG ATGAAACCCATCTATTGGAGCCCGGTCCATGACATATCTCCCGTCATTAGAGCTACTTGGTTTTATAAAAATTCGATGCTCCCCGTCGAACCGGAAGTTGCAAATCGACTTGAAGCTGGCTATATGTACCTTAAACCATGGACGGAAACCTGGCAGGACGAACTCAACAGTTGCGTTGAAAACGGAGCTGAAGCAGAGATGAAGGTTGTGTATAAGCTCTGGCCGCCTGAAGATACCAAATTGCCTATTAAACCAGGAAGCCGTCCGGGTTCTGAGGCCTCGGCTTCTGTGTCTAGTAGCAGAGAGGTTGGCGATCATGCTTTTCAAGGGAATTATGCGGCAGGTGCCACAGCCACTTCTGCCGCCAGTGCGAAGTTGTTCAAGAATTCGAGCGTGATGTACGTTGATTCCAAAGATGCTCAGATACTCAGACCAAGTCTGCTGCCATCAGTAGCTGGTGGCCGACGGCCACTAAGTGCCATCCGGAAGGGAAGGCAGATTGGAATTGCCGTTGTACGAGGATTTAATCGCCGAGAATGGGAGAAAGTTCACCCCCCAAAGCTCGTTTCACCCAATGTAAGAAACTTTATGAAGATGCAGGAGGCGGCAACAAGAGAGGCAGCTTCTCGCCGTCAAATATGTTATGCTTGCCAGATGGAGGAAAAAAAGCCCGAAGTCAGCGATTTGGTCTTTGTTATTCATGGGATCGGCCAAAAGTTATCAGAGCGCGTTGAGAGCTTCCATTTTACTCATGCTATGAATTCCTTTCGAAGACAGGTTAATATCGAGCTCAGCAGCAACTCCGTCTGGCCGAACATGCGTCCTGACTTGGAAAATATCATGGTGCTCCCTGTGAATTGGCGATCAACACTTTCCCTTGAAGATACGGATGTCGAGGAGGCTATCGAAGATCAGCATAATGCGAACCGCTTTGTGTTGAAGGATATTACCCCCGAAACGATACCGGCTGTTCGGAATCTAATCAGTGATGTGATGCTTGATATTCCGTATTATCTTTCCCATCATAAACAGAAGATGGTTCGTGCAGTAATTAAAGAGGCTAATAGGATATACCGGCTCTGGTGTCAAAATAATCCAGGCTTCCAGCAGAGTGGCAAAGTGCATATCATAGCTCATTCGCTTGGAAGTATCATGGCAATGGACATCCTCAGCCAACAGCCAACAATACTACCCCATATTGACTTTTCTAAGACTGACATTAGCGAGAGTATTTTTGAATTCGATACCAGAAACGTTTTTTTCTGTGGTAGCCCAGCCGGGTTTTTCTTATTGCTCCATAAGT CAAGTCTACTGCCTCGAAGATACCGAAACAAACCGGGCTGTGATGAGCAAGATGTTTCGGATCCTGGTCTCACCGGTGAAGCAGGGACATATGGGTGCTTCGCGATTGACAACCTCTATAATGTAATGCATGAAACCGATC CAATTGCCTATCGGCTGAATGCAGCAGTTGACAGTGATCTTGCAAATTCTCTTAAACCCGCCTCAGTTCCCACTTCCTCAACGTCCTTTTTCCAAACGATAAGCAGCGTCTTCCGATGGAACTCCAAACCTCAATCTTCTCGACTCGAGATTCCTGCCCATTCTGTTGCCGGCTCGTCCACTGCAGCCCAGCAGCGACCCGGCATATTTACTAAACTACCGTCTACGATTGAAATGGAGACCCATGATTTTACCCGCGAAGAGATTGCCGAAAAACGCATGCTTCTCCTCAATGACAATGGGCAGATTGATTACTATATCTCCGGTGGCGGCGGCCCGTTGAATATTCAATATTTGAATATGTTGAGTGCACACAGCAGTTATTGGATCCTGCCCGACTTTGTGAGGTTTATAGTCGTTGAGATTGGAAGGAGAGTGGGCAGAAGTGGTACATTGCTTGCTTTGAgagcagagaagaagaagggatgGAAGCGGAAGTAA